Genomic DNA from Deltaproteobacteria bacterium:
AGGGCACCTCTTAAAACTCGGTTGTGAAGTTGTTGTTAGTCTTTGCACAAGATTTGTCTTCACAAAATAAGCCGATGCACGTCCCGAGGCGGCAATCGATCTATTCTGACGCTCAGTTTGGCTGGCTTGCGTTCGTTTTGCGGCATTTTCACTCCCGCCATCGTACGTCCGGTACTTTTGGCCGACCTCTCCCTAGCTTGTTCGGCCAAACCGTATAAGCTGCTCGAACCGAAACATGTTGTAGGTCAGGTTGATCAGTCCGATAATCCCCGCCGCTCTTATCGTTCCGATGGATCGGATGAACGATCCGCCAAGACTGTTCTCGATAAAACCGAACACATGCTCGACCCGTACGCGCACTTTGGACTTCTCCCGATTGCGTTCTTTCTCTTCATCGGTGAGCGGTTTATTTCGGTACGCGCGTTGATGAATCTGGTTCTCCACGCCGATCTTTTCAAGAGCCTTGGCAATCGGTTCTCCCGCATAGGCGCTGTCGGCGTAAAGCGGTTTGCCTTTGTCGCTTTCCCCCATCAACGGTTCGGTCTGTTGCGAATCGTGAACGCTGGCAGCGCTTACCGTGTACTCGGTGATGATCTTGCTTTTCTCATCGACTTTGACGTGATCCTTGTAGCCAAAATGACTCTCGCCGTTTTTCTTGGTCCACCGTGCGTCGGTATCTTTTTGCGCGATCTTAGGAGCGTTCTCTTCGCTCTGCCAATCCTGTGGAATCCCATCCGTTTTAATAGTCGCGTTTTCCTCTCGACTGTTGCGCTGGCGCGGCACATCGACAAAACTGGCGTCGATGATCGATCCCTGGTTCAGGATCAATCCCTGTTCTCTCAGATGGTCCCTAAACGTATCGAACAAGGGCTCCACCACGCCGCCCTGAGAGAGCGCGTTGCGAAACGCCCATACCGTCTTTTCGTCGGGTACGT
This window encodes:
- a CDS encoding IS5 family transposase, with protein sequence MVKHRDPLKRLNTVMQWELFRPILEKSFAKQAKGPGGRPPFDLVFMFKILIVQRIYNLSDADVEFWIKDRLSVQNFLAITLADDVPDEKTVWAFRNALSQGGVVEPLFDTFRDHLREQGLILNQGSIIDASFVDVPRQRNSREENATIKTDGIPQDWQSEENAPKIAQKDTDARWTKKNGESHFGYKDHVKVDEKSKIITEYTVSAASVHDSQQTEPLMGESDKGKPLYADSAYAGEPIAKALEKIGVENQIHQRAYRNKPLTDEEKERNREKSKVRVRVEHVFGFIENSLGGSFIRSIGTIRAAGIIGLINLTYNMFRFEQLIRFGRTS